From [Clostridium] symbiosum, a single genomic window includes:
- a CDS encoding 4Fe-4S dicluster domain-containing protein, whose product MGHITSKDAHKSLEERINWFTQGAPASDTLYKILQVLFTEKEAKVMAMLPVRPFTLKRAAHIWNTSEAKAEKVLDHLCEKALLVDSWHNGVRKFVIPPPMAGFFEFALMRTRGDIDQKYLSELYYQYMNVEEDFVKDLFYATQTKLGRVFVQEPVLGNENMSHILDYERASHIVEEADYIGLGLCYCRHKAAHAGHPCEIDAPLDVCLTFGNVARSLAEHGGHARLISKEEAMDALERSYDANLVQIGENVREYPAFICNCCGCCCEALQAARRFAPMQPVATTNYIPAIDQKTCIGCGKCAKVCPVLAIKMEDELSPKTGEKTGRKKAVVDRDICLGCGVCVRNCPVGAIHLEKRPVQIITPVNSTHRFVLQAIEKGTLQNLIFDNEAFANHRALAAVFGTILKLPPVKQALASKQFKSIYLDRLLSAQIEKQKAEQKQKQ is encoded by the coding sequence ATGGGACACATTACATCAAAGGATGCCCACAAGAGCCTGGAGGAACGCATCAACTGGTTTACCCAGGGCGCGCCGGCATCGGATACACTGTACAAGATTTTACAGGTGCTTTTTACGGAGAAGGAAGCCAAGGTTATGGCCATGCTTCCCGTAAGGCCTTTTACGCTGAAGAGAGCGGCTCATATCTGGAATACTTCGGAGGCAAAGGCGGAGAAGGTGCTCGATCATCTCTGTGAGAAAGCGCTTCTGGTGGATTCCTGGCATAACGGAGTCAGAAAATTTGTCATCCCGCCGCCAATGGCCGGATTTTTCGAGTTTGCCCTGATGCGCACCAGGGGCGACATCGATCAGAAATATCTGAGTGAGCTTTACTATCAGTATATGAACGTGGAGGAGGACTTTGTAAAGGATCTCTTTTATGCCACGCAGACAAAGCTGGGCCGCGTATTTGTCCAGGAGCCGGTGCTCGGCAATGAGAATATGAGCCATATTCTGGACTATGAGAGAGCCAGCCATATCGTGGAGGAAGCGGATTACATCGGTCTGGGGCTCTGCTACTGCCGCCATAAAGCGGCTCATGCAGGCCATCCCTGCGAGATAGACGCTCCGCTTGACGTCTGTCTGACCTTCGGCAATGTGGCCCGTTCCCTGGCGGAACATGGGGGACATGCCAGACTGATTTCTAAAGAAGAGGCAATGGACGCGCTGGAGCGTTCTTATGATGCCAATCTGGTGCAGATCGGCGAAAATGTGAGGGAATATCCGGCATTTATCTGCAACTGCTGCGGATGCTGCTGTGAAGCGCTTCAGGCTGCCAGACGGTTTGCCCCGATGCAGCCGGTGGCGACGACGAATTACATTCCGGCAATTGATCAGAAGACCTGCATTGGCTGCGGCAAATGTGCAAAAGTCTGTCCTGTGCTGGCGATTAAGATGGAGGATGAGTTATCTCCGAAGACGGGCGAGAAGACCGGCAGGAAGAAGGCGGTGGTGGACCGTGATATCTGTCTCGGCTGCGGCGTCTGCGTGAGAAACTGCCCGGTGGGGGCCATCCATCTGGAGAAACGGCCCGTACAGATTATTACGCCGGTCAACAGCACGCACCGTTTCGTACTGCAGGCGATTGAGAAGGGAACCCTGCAGAACCTGATATTTGACAATGAGGCATTCGCCAACCACAGGGCTCTGGCCGCCGTGTTCGGGACTATCCTGAAGCTGCCGCCGGTCAAGCAGGCCCTGGCAAGCAAGCAGTTTAAATCCATCTATCTGGACAGGCTGCTGTCCGCACAGATAGAAAAACAGAAGGCGGAACAGAAGCAGAAGCAATAA
- a CDS encoding HTH domain-containing protein has protein sequence MCYKIAMLLKPALIDYCKEQMKEPPKGVELTYIPYTEANEFEKVSYDIHENFDGVITSGSWPDSILERLEWTKTMCKSYFDFDIENTYRLILSELLLHPGLSIEQIGIDVLGSRWTLGEVILEDRMHSLVDDMERDKKSVDSYEDMEQEEQRMTDEYLMLFKEGRIRSVLTSSLYVADALNAKGCSCSYIFPSLNMMNNVIGNVCHAIDLKRARGGSPAVIRIDLHLDAEENTYEKAQHVISLKKSLSDFVQRECGRLTLKSGNEYFEIYTVQEELARLTNRYTDCPLTEFLNKVEREAVSIGYGVGTDFYQARSNAVNASSYAHSCRDKTATSFLLDEDNRLTELSSAHEDTKSEKVGIPQEYINEVAYQVKLSSATLMKIINTLRAEGTNEISSTELISRLGVSLRTANHYLANLKNNGKAEIIGKKRPNGKGPNICIYKIDLPF, from the coding sequence ATGTGCTATAAAATTGCAATGTTGCTGAAACCGGCTCTAATCGATTATTGTAAAGAACAGATGAAGGAGCCTCCCAAGGGAGTCGAACTGACCTATATCCCATACACTGAGGCAAATGAGTTTGAGAAGGTCAGCTATGACATCCATGAGAATTTTGATGGGGTAATCACCAGCGGCTCGTGGCCGGATTCCATTCTGGAACGCCTGGAGTGGACGAAAACGATGTGCAAATCTTATTTTGATTTTGATATAGAAAATACATACCGCCTTATTTTAAGCGAGCTTCTTCTCCATCCAGGCCTGAGTATCGAACAGATTGGTATTGACGTCCTGGGCAGCAGGTGGACGCTTGGGGAAGTGATTCTTGAGGATCGGATGCATTCCCTGGTGGACGATATGGAGAGAGATAAGAAGAGCGTAGATTCATATGAGGATATGGAGCAGGAAGAGCAGAGGATGACCGATGAATACCTGATGCTCTTTAAAGAGGGCAGAATCCGGTCAGTTCTGACTTCGTCTTTGTATGTGGCCGATGCCCTGAATGCAAAGGGCTGTTCCTGCAGCTATATTTTCCCCAGCCTCAATATGATGAATAATGTCATAGGAAATGTCTGCCACGCGATTGATTTAAAGCGCGCCCGCGGCGGAAGTCCGGCCGTGATACGGATCGATCTGCATCTGGATGCGGAGGAAAATACCTATGAGAAGGCCCAGCACGTGATTTCCCTGAAGAAGTCCCTGTCGGATTTTGTGCAGAGGGAATGCGGCAGGCTAACGCTTAAAAGCGGGAACGAATATTTTGAGATTTATACGGTGCAGGAGGAGCTGGCCAGGCTGACAAACAGGTATACCGACTGTCCGCTTACGGAATTCCTCAATAAGGTGGAGCGTGAGGCGGTTTCAATTGGATACGGAGTAGGGACGGATTTTTATCAGGCCCGTTCCAACGCGGTGAATGCGAGCAGTTATGCCCATAGCTGCCGGGACAAGACGGCAACCAGCTTTCTTCTTGATGAAGATAACCGGCTTACGGAATTGTCTTCCGCTCATGAGGATACAAAGTCGGAAAAGGTGGGAATCCCCCAGGAGTATATCAATGAGGTGGCATATCAGGTGAAACTTTCCTCTGCCACACTGATGAAAATTATCAATACGCTCAGAGCCGAGGGTACCAATGAGATATCCTCCACGGAGCTGATCAGCCGCCTGGGAGTGTCGCTTCGGACCGCAAACCACTATCTTGCCAATCTGAAGAACAACGGCAAGGCGGAGATTATCGGTAAAAAGAGACCAAATGGAAAGGGGCCGAATATCTGCATTTATAAAATTGATCTTCCCTTTTAA
- a CDS encoding L,D-transpeptidase family protein: MDIEWLIMDRKEFALMKKKYRGTDQLYKKICVAGLAGLILAAAGPRTASAAANSGQAYGPAWESEQKKAGLSPEQSGNAETGEAAVPYNGDVNTLKAAKEASQLIVAVGNPADPALGTLTWYKKNRDGVFTPEFSVPAVSGMNGISGDKKEGDKKTPAGVYSFTMAFGMKDNPGSILPYHKVVNGDHFVDDGNSRYYNRLVNEFEVQKDWTSSENLIRQAPHYNYALVLNYNDGYVPGKGSAIFLHCPKVANNTGTSGCISIPEEYMKELVQNVDQNTKIIVVQEEKDLAAY; encoded by the coding sequence ATGGATATAGAATGGCTGATCATGGACAGAAAGGAATTTGCCCTGATGAAAAAGAAGTACAGAGGAACCGATCAATTATATAAGAAAATCTGCGTGGCGGGACTTGCCGGGCTGATTCTTGCTGCGGCAGGTCCCCGGACCGCATCTGCCGCAGCAAACAGCGGCCAGGCGTACGGACCGGCCTGGGAGAGCGAACAGAAGAAAGCAGGACTTTCTCCGGAACAGTCCGGGAACGCGGAAACAGGAGAGGCTGCCGTCCCCTATAACGGAGACGTGAACACGCTGAAAGCGGCAAAGGAGGCCTCCCAGCTTATTGTAGCGGTGGGGAATCCTGCCGATCCTGCGCTGGGAACCCTGACCTGGTATAAAAAGAACCGGGACGGAGTGTTCACACCCGAATTTTCCGTACCGGCGGTGAGCGGTATGAACGGGATTTCCGGGGACAAAAAGGAGGGGGACAAGAAGACGCCGGCCGGCGTTTACTCCTTTACCATGGCTTTCGGAATGAAGGATAACCCCGGAAGTATTCTTCCCTATCACAAGGTGGTAAACGGCGATCATTTCGTGGATGACGGAAACAGCCGGTATTACAACCGCCTTGTCAATGAATTTGAAGTCCAGAAGGACTGGACTTCCTCTGAGAACCTGATACGCCAGGCGCCGCATTACAATTATGCCCTGGTCCTGAACTACAACGACGGCTATGTGCCGGGAAAGGGTTCCGCCATTTTCCTGCACTGCCCGAAGGTTGCCAATAATACAGGGACCTCCGGCTGTATCAGCATACCGGAAGAGTATATGAAGGAGCTGGTACAAAACGTAGACCAGAATACAAAGATTATCGTAGTCCAGGAGGAAAAAGATCTGGCGGCGTATTAA
- a CDS encoding serpin family protein: protein MKKAGWKQKKTAALCGLALLLMAGGILGGCGRGVRTNQEDSAVNPSYPEGIDSDKDWEKWREYMDNNAVEPSFIEEQADFVFTTARELLAAREENLVYSPASLYYALALAASGTAEELYRFLGTKDRENAEENAGKLYRTLYCDNSIGQLRIATSLWAGRDLKLKEAFWKTAAEQFYASIHNVDFSDEKTGVEMGKWVQENTKGTIAPEIKTDSQQLMHLMNTIYFYDEWIDRFSESKTKTGDFHLADGAAVETDFMNATFGSHGYSEGEGYVRSSLGLKENGSMVFVLPDEGGSIDSFLESPERLREALESGESHMGEVVFKVPKFTSDSRSDIKEMMMKLGINGIFENGDFSGMTDQKDIFISSITQNGHIGIDEKGVEASAFTDIAYAGAALPDGRAEMILDRPFLYGIKKNGVWLFIGICDNPV, encoded by the coding sequence ATGAAAAAAGCAGGGTGGAAACAGAAAAAAACAGCCGCTCTCTGCGGCCTGGCGCTTCTTTTGATGGCCGGGGGTATCCTGGGAGGCTGCGGCAGAGGCGTACGGACGAACCAGGAGGATTCGGCGGTAAACCCGTCCTATCCGGAAGGGATAGACAGCGACAAGGACTGGGAAAAATGGAGGGAGTATATGGACAATAACGCAGTGGAGCCGTCTTTCATTGAGGAGCAGGCGGATTTTGTATTTACAACGGCCAGGGAGCTTCTGGCGGCCAGGGAAGAAAATCTGGTCTATTCCCCGGCCAGTCTGTACTACGCCCTGGCGCTGGCTGCTTCCGGGACGGCGGAGGAGCTTTACCGTTTTCTCGGCACAAAAGACAGGGAAAACGCTGAAGAAAATGCGGGTAAACTCTACCGGACTTTATACTGTGACAATTCCATCGGCCAGCTTCGCATCGCGACATCCCTGTGGGCGGGGCGCGATCTGAAGCTGAAGGAAGCGTTTTGGAAAACGGCGGCAGAGCAGTTCTACGCCTCCATCCACAATGTGGATTTTTCGGATGAGAAAACAGGCGTGGAGATGGGAAAATGGGTACAGGAGAATACAAAGGGTACAATTGCGCCGGAGATCAAAACCGATTCACAGCAGTTGATGCACCTGATGAATACGATTTACTTTTATGATGAATGGATTGACCGGTTTTCCGAATCGAAGACAAAGACGGGGGATTTCCACCTTGCGGACGGAGCCGCGGTGGAGACGGATTTTATGAACGCCACCTTTGGTTCCCACGGATACAGTGAGGGGGAAGGATATGTAAGATCCTCCCTGGGGCTGAAAGAGAATGGTTCCATGGTCTTTGTTCTTCCCGATGAGGGGGGTTCCATCGATTCTTTTCTTGAATCGCCGGAGCGCTTGAGAGAAGCGCTTGAGAGCGGGGAGAGCCATATGGGGGAGGTGGTATTTAAGGTCCCCAAATTCACTTCGGACAGCCGGAGTGATATAAAAGAGATGATGATGAAACTGGGAATCAACGGAATTTTTGAGAATGGGGACTTTTCGGGAATGACGGATCAGAAGGACATTTTCATCTCGTCGATTACCCAGAACGGGCATATCGGGATCGACGAGAAGGGGGTGGAGGCATCTGCCTTTACGGATATCGCCTACGCGGGGGCCGCGCTTCCGGACGGCAGGGCGGAGATGATTCTGGACCGTCCTTTCCTGTACGGCATTAAGAAGAACGGCGTGTGGCTCTTTATCGGGATTTGTGACAATCCCGTTTAA
- a CDS encoding amidohydrolase, which yields MGVKESICEFVEEKKDLFIGVSEQVWKNPELGFEEFKSSEIIINALIREGFQVERGIAGIGTAFRGTFGHGSPVIGFLGEYDALPSLSQQAMTAVKQPVSEGAAGHGCGHNALGAGSLAAAVAFKDYLKKTGLPGTVVYLGCPAEESGCGKAFMAREGIFDPLDAALTWHPDSCTGIFAASSLADYCVLFKFKGVSAHAASSPHLGRSALDAAELMNVGVNFLREHIIDQARIHYAFLDTGGSAPNVVQDSATLYYYIRAPKNSQIMEIYPRVVKIAQGAAMMTETTLTIEVKSALSDYIPNQILSSVMGECNLELGGIQFSRQAEEFAAAMADSISAEDKGTIFEHLTMYCDPETAASYTDRVLLGKAFGYYPLSCCLPGSTDVGDVSYIVPTAQMVATTAILGTPEHSWQLTSQANSPIAHEGLLYAGKVMAYTACRLLEEPELLEKAKAELKAAVPGGYVCPIPPEVMPEAQSQPN from the coding sequence ATGGGAGTAAAAGAAAGTATCTGTGAGTTCGTAGAAGAAAAAAAAGACCTGTTCATCGGAGTGAGTGAACAGGTGTGGAAAAACCCGGAGCTGGGTTTTGAGGAATTTAAGTCATCCGAAATTATAATCAATGCCCTGATCCGGGAGGGTTTTCAGGTGGAACGCGGTATCGCCGGTATTGGCACGGCGTTTCGGGGCACCTTTGGCCATGGCAGTCCGGTCATCGGTTTCCTCGGCGAATACGACGCCCTGCCGTCCCTAAGCCAACAGGCCATGACTGCGGTTAAGCAACCTGTGTCAGAGGGCGCCGCCGGGCACGGATGCGGCCACAATGCCCTGGGAGCAGGTTCTCTCGCCGCGGCGGTTGCTTTTAAAGATTACCTGAAAAAAACAGGGCTTCCGGGCACCGTTGTTTATCTCGGCTGTCCTGCTGAGGAATCTGGCTGCGGTAAAGCATTTATGGCAAGAGAAGGCATTTTTGACCCGCTGGATGCCGCTCTCACCTGGCATCCCGATTCCTGTACCGGAATCTTTGCCGCCTCTTCCCTGGCCGACTATTGCGTTCTGTTCAAATTTAAAGGAGTCTCCGCCCATGCCGCTTCTTCCCCGCATCTTGGGCGCAGCGCACTGGATGCCGCAGAACTGATGAATGTGGGCGTCAACTTTTTGCGGGAACATATCATTGATCAGGCCAGAATCCACTATGCATTTCTGGATACGGGCGGCTCCGCCCCGAATGTGGTCCAGGACAGCGCGACGCTCTACTATTACATACGCGCACCAAAGAACAGCCAGATTATGGAGATTTATCCCCGCGTCGTAAAAATCGCACAGGGTGCCGCTATGATGACTGAAACAACACTGACCATCGAGGTTAAGAGCGCTCTTTCGGACTATATTCCCAACCAGATTCTCTCCTCGGTCATGGGTGAGTGTAACCTGGAACTGGGCGGCATCCAATTCAGCCGGCAGGCCGAGGAATTTGCAGCCGCGATGGCCGATTCCATCAGTGCGGAGGATAAAGGCACCATTTTCGAACATCTTACCATGTACTGTGACCCCGAAACAGCCGCCTCCTACACAGATCGAGTGCTCTTAGGCAAAGCATTCGGATATTATCCCCTCTCCTGCTGCCTGCCCGGCTCCACCGATGTAGGGGATGTATCCTATATCGTCCCGACCGCGCAGATGGTTGCAACGACCGCCATTCTCGGCACTCCGGAGCATTCCTGGCAGTTAACCTCCCAGGCCAACAGTCCCATTGCGCATGAAGGACTTCTGTATGCAGGAAAAGTCATGGCATACACGGCCTGCCGTCTTTTAGAAGAGCCTGAGCTGCTTGAAAAAGCAAAAGCCGAACTGAAAGCTGCGGTTCCCGGAGGTTACGTCTGTCCAATTCCGCCCGAAGTAATGCCTGAGGCACAGTCACAGCCAAACTAA
- a CDS encoding sensor domain-containing diguanylate cyclase, translating into MCIPGEELMEASKRRGKKKKIIFAAIILIVNIAVILAVGRVERNTINKSLTAHAMSAKVGFEDVMNDYERSFQLFVQMMSREIENNPDPDIIWDYLKNIDKKLLAIEGETYDGLYMYYQGRYLYSWDTPYSVYEESGYVATERPWYKDAAAGMGEIVFTPPYMSYANHYILTTISQLQPDGETVFAYDIKMADIQSLVTSMEQYKNAQMMVCDGSGTVIGSTREEYLGGDLYSTLDEAASAVETAKSDLAGIADQNSEEAVKLRETADSAEAFYGFRSQFEDGLQAVSQAGGKTVPFKMDGKKYYGCLLKGNGFDFLVFVPAASILTATMDIWLIPILVTELLLIYVLSRVSVDQKNRELKAAYVELGQTQRRLEIALSAAQKAAAVDDLTGMMNLKSFRKEINEVLETTEQSGILIMIDGDHFKQVNDNYGHSVGDEVIKLTAQMIIGRIRTIDLASRLHGDEFAIFVARTSDYSVAEKIMKDINETLAAEAKRRNMPSITLSAGAAVVNPGDKYSVVAKAADAALYVAKESHNGGFSC; encoded by the coding sequence ATGTGTATTCCGGGGGAAGAGCTTATGGAGGCGTCAAAACGAAGGGGAAAAAAGAAAAAGATTATTTTTGCAGCTATTATTCTTATCGTGAACATAGCGGTTATACTGGCAGTCGGCAGGGTGGAACGAAATACGATTAACAAAAGCCTGACGGCTCATGCGATGAGTGCAAAGGTCGGTTTTGAAGATGTCATGAATGATTATGAGCGTTCTTTCCAGCTGTTTGTGCAGATGATGTCACGTGAAATTGAAAATAATCCGGATCCCGATATTATATGGGATTATCTTAAAAATATCGACAAGAAGCTGCTCGCAATCGAGGGGGAGACGTATGACGGCCTGTACATGTATTATCAGGGCAGGTACCTTTACAGCTGGGATACCCCCTATTCCGTCTATGAGGAAAGCGGTTATGTGGCGACGGAACGTCCCTGGTATAAGGATGCGGCGGCCGGAATGGGAGAAATCGTTTTTACTCCTCCTTATATGAGCTATGCAAACCACTACATATTGACGACCATTTCCCAGCTCCAGCCGGACGGTGAAACGGTATTTGCCTATGATATCAAGATGGCCGATATCCAGAGCCTGGTTACTTCCATGGAGCAGTATAAAAATGCCCAGATGATGGTGTGTGACGGCAGCGGGACCGTAATCGGAAGCACCAGGGAAGAGTACCTTGGGGGAGACTTATATTCAACCCTGGATGAGGCGGCCTCAGCGGTGGAAACGGCAAAGAGTGATTTGGCCGGGATTGCCGATCAGAATTCGGAGGAAGCAGTCAAGCTGAGGGAGACTGCCGATTCCGCAGAGGCTTTTTATGGATTCCGCAGCCAGTTTGAAGACGGCCTTCAGGCGGTCAGCCAGGCCGGCGGAAAAACGGTTCCTTTTAAGATGGACGGAAAGAAATATTACGGCTGCCTGCTGAAGGGAAACGGCTTTGATTTCCTGGTCTTTGTTCCGGCCGCCTCCATACTTACCGCGACGATGGACATCTGGCTGATTCCGATTCTCGTCACGGAACTGCTGCTTATCTACGTCCTGAGCCGTGTCAGCGTAGACCAGAAAAACCGGGAGCTGAAGGCTGCTTATGTGGAACTCGGACAGACGCAGAGGCGTCTTGAGATCGCGCTCAGCGCCGCCCAGAAGGCAGCGGCGGTCGACGATCTGACCGGAATGATGAATCTCAAATCCTTCCGCAAGGAGATAAACGAGGTTCTGGAGACAACCGAACAGAGCGGAATCCTGATTATGATAGACGGAGACCATTTTAAACAGGTCAATGATAATTACGGGCACAGTGTGGGAGATGAAGTGATTAAACTGACGGCGCAGATGATCATCGGCCGTATCAGGACAATCGACCTTGCGTCCAGACTCCATGGCGATGAATTCGCCATCTTTGTCGCCCGCACTTCGGATTATTCCGTAGCGGAAAAGATTATGAAGGATATTAACGAGACCCTGGCTGCGGAGGCCAAACGAAGGAATATGCCTTCCATCACACTGTCGGCCGGCGCTGCGGTCGTCAACCCCGGCGACAAATACTCGGTTGTCGCAAAGGCTGCGGATGCGGCTCTGTATGTGGCAAAGGAGTCACACAACGGCGGATTTTCCTGTTAA
- the leuS gene encoding leucine--tRNA ligase, with amino-acid sequence MSQYNHTAIEKKWRENWEKNPINVNDGKKEKYYCLDMFPYPSGSGLHVGHWRGYVISDVWSRYQLLKGKYVIHPMGWDAFGLPAENYAIKMGVHPAISTAENVKNIKRQIGEIAAIYDWDMEVNTTDPGFYKWTQWIFVQMFKKGLAYEKEFPINWCPSCKTGLANEEVVNGCCERCGTAVTKKNLRQWMLKITAYAERLLNDLDKLDWPEKVKKMQTDWIGKSYGAEVDFKVDGRDEKITVYTTRPDTLYGATFMVLAPEHSLAKSLATDETREAVEKYIFDASMKSNVDRLQDKEKTGVFTGSYAINPLNGAKTPIWLSDYVLADYGTGAIMCVPAHDDRDFEFAKKFNIPIIQVIAKDGKEIEHMTEAYTEASGVMINSGEWNGMESAVLKQEAPAMIEERGLGKKTVNYKLRDWVFSRQRYWGEPIPIIHCPNCGNVPVPEDQLPLELPKVESYQPTGTGESPLAGIDEWVNTTCPCCGAPAKRETNTMPQWAGSSWYFLRYVDSKNNEELVSREKADKYLPVDMYIGGVEHAVLHLLYSRFYTKFLCDIGAIDFDEPFKKLFNQGMITGKNGIKMSKSKGNVVSPDDLVRDYGCDSLRLYELFVGPPELDAEWDDRGIEGVSRFLNRFYNLVMENKDKDITATKEMIKLRHKLVFDIEQRFEQFSLNTVISGFMEYNNKLIDLAKKEGGIDKETLRTFVILLAPFAPHLGEELWQVLGGTDSVFHETWPECDPELMKDDEKEIAVQINGKTRAVVTLPADVSKEDAIAAGKEALKDKLTGNVVKEIYVPGRIVNIVMK; translated from the coding sequence ATGTCACAGTACAATCATACCGCCATTGAGAAAAAATGGCGTGAAAACTGGGAAAAGAACCCGATCAACGTAAATGACGGAAAGAAGGAGAAATACTACTGCCTTGACATGTTCCCATATCCGTCGGGAAGCGGCCTTCATGTAGGCCACTGGAGAGGCTATGTCATCTCTGATGTGTGGAGCCGTTACCAGTTATTAAAGGGAAAATATGTCATCCATCCGATGGGCTGGGATGCTTTCGGCCTTCCGGCAGAGAACTATGCCATCAAGATGGGCGTCCATCCGGCTATCTCCACTGCGGAGAATGTAAAGAATATCAAACGCCAGATCGGTGAGATTGCGGCAATTTATGACTGGGATATGGAAGTAAATACCACGGATCCCGGATTTTATAAATGGACCCAGTGGATTTTTGTTCAGATGTTCAAAAAAGGCCTTGCCTATGAGAAGGAATTCCCGATCAACTGGTGCCCGTCCTGTAAGACAGGACTTGCTAACGAGGAAGTGGTAAACGGCTGCTGCGAACGCTGCGGAACCGCTGTGACCAAGAAGAACCTGCGCCAGTGGATGCTCAAAATCACGGCATACGCAGAGCGCCTCTTAAATGATCTCGACAAGCTGGACTGGCCTGAGAAGGTTAAGAAGATGCAGACCGACTGGATCGGCAAATCTTACGGCGCAGAAGTAGACTTTAAGGTGGACGGAAGAGACGAGAAGATCACGGTTTATACAACAAGGCCCGACACTCTTTACGGAGCGACATTTATGGTCCTTGCTCCGGAGCACAGCCTGGCGAAGAGCCTGGCTACGGACGAGACAAGGGAAGCAGTGGAGAAATACATCTTTGACGCCTCAATGAAATCCAATGTAGACCGTCTCCAGGATAAAGAAAAGACCGGCGTATTTACCGGCTCCTATGCAATCAACCCGTTAAACGGTGCAAAGACCCCGATCTGGCTGTCCGACTATGTTCTGGCAGATTACGGTACCGGAGCCATCATGTGCGTTCCGGCCCACGATGACCGTGACTTTGAGTTTGCGAAAAAATTCAATATCCCGATTATCCAGGTTATCGCTAAGGACGGCAAAGAAATCGAGCACATGACAGAGGCCTATACCGAGGCAAGCGGAGTCATGATCAATTCCGGCGAGTGGAACGGCATGGAGTCGGCCGTGCTCAAACAGGAAGCTCCTGCCATGATCGAGGAGAGGGGACTGGGCAAAAAGACGGTCAACTACAAACTGCGTGACTGGGTATTCTCCCGCCAGCGTTACTGGGGAGAGCCAATCCCGATCATCCACTGTCCAAACTGCGGCAACGTGCCGGTACCGGAGGATCAGCTCCCGTTAGAGCTTCCGAAGGTGGAGAGCTACCAGCCGACAGGAACAGGAGAATCACCTCTTGCAGGTATCGACGAGTGGGTCAACACCACATGCCCCTGCTGTGGCGCGCCTGCCAAGAGAGAGACCAACACCATGCCTCAGTGGGCAGGTTCCTCCTGGTATTTCCTCCGCTATGTGGACAGCAAAAACAACGAAGAACTGGTTTCCAGGGAAAAAGCAGACAAATATCTGCCGGTTGATATGTATATCGGCGGCGTAGAGCATGCAGTCCTTCACCTCCTCTACTCCCGTTTCTATACGAAGTTCCTCTGCGACATCGGGGCCATCGACTTTGACGAGCCGTTTAAGAAGCTGTTTAACCAGGGTATGATCACCGGCAAGAACGGTATCAAGATGAGCAAGTCCAAGGGCAACGTGGTTTCACCCGACGATCTGGTGCGCGACTACGGCTGTGACTCTCTGCGCCTCTATGAATTATTCGTGGGACCGCCGGAGCTGGATGCCGAGTGGGACGACAGGGGAATCGAGGGCGTATCGCGTTTCCTGAACCGTTTCTACAACCTTGTTATGGAAAATAAGGATAAGGATATTACGGCGACGAAGGAAATGATCAAGCTCCGCCATAAGCTGGTGTTTGACATTGAGCAGAGATTTGAGCAGTTCAGCCTGAACACCGTTATCTCGGGATTCATGGAGTACAATAACAAGCTCATCGACCTGGCCAAAAAAGAGGGCGGTATCGACAAAGAAACCCTCAGGACATTTGTAATTCTTCTGGCTCCGTTTGCACCTCACCTCGGTGAAGAACTGTGGCAGGTGCTGGGCGGTACGGACAGCGTATTCCACGAGACATGGCCGGAATGCGATCCGGAGCTGATGAAGGACGATGAGAAAGAGATCGCCGTCCAGATCAACGGCAAGACGAGAGCCGTCGTAACACTTCCCGCCGATGTGTCAAAAGAAGATGCAATTGCGGCAGGCAAAGAGGCCCTGAAGGACAAACTGACCGGAAATGTAGTGAAAGAAATCTATGTACCGGGCAGAATTGTCAACATTGTAATGAAATAA